One Myxococcales bacterium genomic region harbors:
- a CDS encoding RNA polymerase sigma factor — MPHTSPADERVGPRGELERLVAQDPMAFRAFVVKNERAVFGLLSRMLGRGPHVEDLAQEAFLRAYRALPSFDPHGPAKVSTWLLTIVTRLALDERKRRKIAVAPDAEVEAVSDQGASSPFRDRARTELRAALEQAARALPDDQCAALVLAEVQGLSLAEVGEVLGVPEATAKTKVFRAREKMRAALAAFGPKAEGSP; from the coding sequence GCGGCTCGTCGCTCAGGACCCGATGGCGTTCCGCGCGTTCGTCGTGAAGAACGAGCGCGCCGTGTTCGGCCTGCTCTCGCGCATGCTCGGGCGCGGGCCCCATGTCGAGGACCTCGCCCAAGAGGCGTTCCTCCGGGCCTATCGCGCGCTGCCCTCGTTCGATCCGCACGGGCCCGCCAAGGTGTCGACGTGGCTGCTCACGATCGTGACGCGGCTCGCCCTCGACGAGCGCAAGCGCCGGAAGATCGCCGTGGCCCCCGACGCCGAGGTCGAGGCCGTCTCGGATCAGGGCGCCTCGAGCCCCTTTCGTGATCGCGCCCGTACGGAGCTCCGCGCGGCGCTCGAGCAGGCGGCCCGCGCGCTCCCCGACGATCAGTGCGCGGCCTTGGTGCTCGCGGAGGTGCAGGGCCTCTCGCTCGCCGAGGTGGGCGAGGTGCTCGGTGTGCCGGAGGCCACCGCCAAGACCAAGGTGTTTCGTGCCCGAGAGAAGATGCGCGCCGCGCTCGCGGCGTTCGGGCCCAAAGCGGAGGGCTCGCCATGA